In Desulfosporosinus youngiae DSM 17734, the genomic stretch TGTTGTTCGAGCTTTTCTTGTAGGTGGTATTATTTGTACGATCGGGCAGCTTTTTATCAATTTATTTGTCATGCTTGGCTTGGCCCGCCTGGAAGCATCGACAGCGGCAACCGCAACGATGATTTTTATAGGGGCTTTATTAACAGGCTTAGGTATTTATGATGAAATAGGCAAATTTGCAGGTGCCGGTTCTATTGTCCCCGTAACAGGGTTCGCTAATTCTATTGTTGCTCCTGCAATGGAATTTAGACGTGAAGGATATGTAATGGGTGTTGGGGCAAAATTATTTACAGTTGCAGGGCCTGTTCTAGTGTATGGTATCGCCACCTCGATTGTCGTGGGTTTAGCTTATTTTCTTTTACACTAGCGAATATGGAACAATAACTCCAACTAATGAATGGAGGGTTACTAATGAACTCGAAACGTGTGGGAAATCAAACGGTGGTATTTGCTAACCCGCCTGTTATCCTATCCTCCTATTCCGTAGTAGGTCCCAAAGAAGGGCAAGGCCCTCTCGGAAAAACCTTCGGTAAAGTATGGGAAGATGGTTTAAATGGTGAAAAATCTTGGGAGGTTGCGGAAAGCAAAATGCTTCAAGAGGCGATGCAGGGGGCTATGGATCAAGCCTCTGTTCAAAAGGAGCAAATTGACTTTATGATGGCAGGAGATTTGCTAAATCAAATAATCTCATCAAATTTTGCAGCGCGCCAAATGGCGCTGCCTTTTATTGGGTTATATGGAGCCTGCTCTACAATGGCCTTAAGTATGGCGGTTGGGAGCATGTTAATTGACGGCGGATTTGCCCAAAATGTTTTAGTGGGGGTATCCAGCCACCACGATACAGCTGAGCGTCAATATCGGCTGCCAACTGAACAAGGTGCCCAAAGAGCTATGAGCGCACAGTGGACAGTGACAGGAGCAGGCAGTGTGCTTCTCAGCAGCAGCGGAGCGGGACCGCGAATCACCTCAGCAACGATTGGAAAAGTAATCGACTTTGCTGTGAAAGATGTGAATAATATGGGGGCGGCAATGGCACCGGCGGTAGCTGATACTATTCTGAATCATTGCCAGGATATGCAGCTCAAACCGGCAGACTACGATTTGATAGCCTCGGGTGATTTAGGAGCAATTGGGCTGGGCTTGGCCTGTGAACTCCTGAAGCAAAGCGGTATGGACACGGGCACCAGCTTCACTGATTGTGGGGTTATGATCTATGATGACAGCCAGGATTCTCATGCAGGAGCGAGTGGATGTGGCTGTTCGGCTGTTGTTTTTGCCGGGAATATTATGCAGAGGATTAAATCAGGGGAGTTAAAGAAAGCAATGCTCGTTGGCAGCGGCGCACTTCATAGTCCAACGTCTTGTCTGCAAGGGGAATCCATTCCTGGTATTGGACATGCTGTTGTTATTGAGGGGTGAAAGGAAGGAGCGTAACCTATGTTTGAGATGATTATTCCGGCTTTCATCGTTGGCGGAACAATTTGTGTAATTGGGCAGCTGCTTATGGACTTAACCAAGCCTTCATTTACACCTGCCCATGTGCTGGTTTCCTTTGTTTCCGGGGGAGCGATTCTAGGTGCATTGGGGATCTACGAGCCATTAGTTAAAATCGGAGGAGCTGGAGCATCAATTCCCTTATCCGGCTTTGGCTATTCTTTAGCAAAAGGGGCTATGGAGGCTGTAGAAAAGCGTGGAATTCTTGGCGCCTTTTCCGGAGGAGTTGAAGCAACTGCAGTAGGGATCGCAGCGGCTGTCTTTTTTGGGTACTTAATGTCAGTTGCCTTTAAACCAAAGGGATAGCTGCCAGTTCTGATGTTCGTACCACGAACATCGAACCACGAATAGGGGAGTTGCATAAATATGGATAATAATTCAAGCGAGAAGAACATTCCCGTCAGTAAGAATTATCAAGAAAACGTAGATTATCTCAATCGGGAATTGGGAGTACCTGATTGTTTTGATATTGTGCTTCGGGAAATGTCCATCGGCGGTAAGAAAGTGGCCATCTATTCGGTTAATGGTATGGTCAACACTCAGGTCGCCAGCTTAATTATCGATGCTTTAATCGACTTAGAACGCTCCGACCTTATTGTCAATGCCTTGGATAAACTAGTTAAGGGCCGGATTATTAATTTACAAGTATCCGAAGCCCCAACGATGGATAAAGTCTTATACTTCGTTTTGTCCGGCCCTATGGCAATCTTTGTTGAAGGGCAAGACAAAGCAATTATCGTGGATGCACGGTCCTATCCTGCCCGAACCCCCCAGGAACCAGATATTGAGCGTGTGACCCGGGGCAGCAGGGATGGATTTACAGAGACGCTGGTTATGAATACAGCTTTAGTGCGCAGACGTTTAAGAGATCCCAAACTGCGTATGAAGCTAGTTCAGGTGGGCGGGCGATCAAAGACGGATGTATGTATCGCCTATATTGAGGATATCACCAACTTGGATATGGTCAGGAAGATCGAAAATGATATTCAAGGCATAAAAATTGATGGAATCCCCATGGCTGAAAAAAGTGTCGAAGAGTTTATTTTAGGAAGTAAATTTTGGAATCCCTATCCTCGTGTTCGTTATACCGAACGCCCGGATGTGGCAGCCATTCATTTGCTTGAAGGGTATGTTGTTATCATAGTAGATACTTCTCCATCTGTCATGATTGCTCCGTCCACCTTCTGGAGTCATGTTCAACATGCGGAAGAATACAGGCAGGAACCGATTGTAGGCGCTTATCTGCGCTGGATACGCTTCTTAGGGATCTTTGCAGCGCTCTTTCTATTACCCCTTTGGCTGGGTGCGGCCCTAAATCCGCAGTTGCTTCCGGAATCACTTCGGTTCATTGGGGTTACGGAACCGGCAAAAGTCTCCTTACTGATACAAGTCATATTGGCTGAGCTTGGCGTAGATCTGCTGAGAATGGGTACAATTCATACTCCGGGTCCCCTGGGAACCGCTTTAGGTTTGATTGCTGCCTTTATGCTGGGAGATATTGCGGTGAAAGTGGGATTATTTACGCCTGAGGTTGTCATGTATATAGCTATCGCCGCGGTAGGAACATTCGCAACACCCAGCTATGAGTTAGGCTTGGCCAATCGTTTAGCACGGTTGTTCTTGATCATAATGACAGGACTGTTTAATTTTATTGGGTTTTGGATCGGGGTTGCAGCAGTTTTCTTTCTTTTATGGAGGACAAAATCCTTTGGTGTTCCTTATCTCTGGCCGCTCCTGCCCTTTGATGCCAAGGCAATGAAAGGGATTCTGGTTCGTTCGCCGGTTCCGGTTAAAAATCAACGCCCAAGTATTTTGAAACCGCAGGATAAAGATCGTCAACCGTAAGCGAGGTTCGAAGTTCGATGCACGAGGTTCGAATTTGGTACGCCTTACGTCTTAAAATGTCATTTTGCCAAAAACCTTACGAATTGAATGTATATGAAAGGATGCAAGTTTAGTGAGAATTGGGTTTCCACGTGCTCTATACTATTTTGATCACTTTCCTTTTTGGGCCGGCTTTTTTCATAGCCTGGATATCGAAGTAGTCACTTCGCCGCCCACACATCGTCAAATTATGGATCAGGGTCTAAAGAAAGCCAATGATGAAACGTGTTTACCTCTTAAACTTTTAGCAGGACATATTCAAGCCCTTAAGGATGTCGATTGGATTTTTCTGCCCCGTATTGTGAGTGTTGAGGCAAATACTTATACTTGCCCCAAATTTTTAGGTATTCCGGAAAGTCTGCTTCCTGCAGTACCCCAGGGAATGCCGGTTCTAACGGTTACGATGAACTGGAGAAAGGGTAAGCGTCAGGTACTTAAGGAACTGGACTTTCTGGGAGAGCAGCTGGGCAAAAGCAGGTCTGATATCCGCAAGGCCTTTAGCAAAGGTTTAGAGTGGCAGAAGAAGTATCAAGACTCTATGGGGGCAGGCTGGAATTTTGAGGAAAGTATCCTTGAGCTTAAACAAGCCGCCAAGAACTCAGCAGAAAGTACTAAAGTGCCCGCCCCAATCCTATGGAAAGAACGACCCACTCCTCAGTTTCCTGGCGATGCTCAAACGACAGATCGTTTGAGGATTGCTTTAGTCGGGCACTCCTATTTAACCCAGGAATCTTATGCCAACCTGAACCTTCTCAAACGACTTCGTGAGAAAGCGGACGTCGAATTAGTCCAAAATGTTCATCATGAAGAAGTCGAGAGTCATTTGCTGGGACTGCGGAAAAAGATCTTCTGGAGTCATTCCAAGCAAATCTTTGGTGCGGGCAATAAGTTTGCCGGAGATCAAAGGGTTGATGGGATTATTTATCTGACTTGTTTTGGATGTGGGACAGACTCAATGGTACAAGAGCTGGTATCACGCAAAGCTCGCGAACATCATAAACCTTATATGGTGGTTACCCTTGATGAACACAGTGGTGAGGCAGGCTTAGTCACTCGCCTGGAGGCCTTTTTAGATATGGTTGAAAGGAGGAAGGTTCATGAAGGTTACGTTTCCGCATATGGGGAACGCTTGGATCGTGATTCAAACGCTCTTTGAATCCCTTAATGTTGAGGTAGTGGTCCCTCCCTTCAACAGTAAAAAAACACTGAATTTAGGAACAAAATTATCACCGGAATCGGCATGCTTACCTTTAAAATTGAATCTTGGCAATTATTTAGAAGCAGCAAGTGCCGGGGCTGATACAATTGTTATCACCGGTGGAATCGGCCCCTGCCGGTTTGGCTACTATGGAGAAGTGGAACGCCAAATCCTTCGGGATGCCGGCTATAACTACGAAGTAGTGACACTTGAGCCGCCTGATGGAAGTTTAATAGGGTTGGGCAAACGTATTCGCTTTTTAGCCGGATCGAAGAACTCCTGGCCAAAGATTTTTAAGGCTATGCGGTTCGCCTATTTGAAAAGTGTTGCTTTAGATCGGATTGAAGATTTGATCCATGCAGCCCGTCCCAGACTTCCTGACCCTCTGCTTACAGAGAAATTATACGAGAAAGCCAGGGATCAGCTTGCTCAGACAATGACGGAAAAAGGGGTTAGGGATACCGTCCGCTGGGTCCAAGAGAGCATTCGTGAACGGCAAGAAGCATCATACAGCAATTCGGGAGGTCCGTATAAACCTTTGCGGATAGGGATTGTCGGTGAGATTTACACGATTCTTGATCCCTTTAGCTCCGTGGGCATTGAAGAAGAATTGGGACGCTTAGGAGTGGAAGTCGATCGTTCTATTTATTTATCAGGGTGGGTCGGGAGTCATATTTTCAGAGGGCTCGCACAGGGCTATCGATCTATCAGATCTTATTCCAGGCATGCCAAACCCTTTCTGCCGCATTTCGTAGGAGGGCATGGGCTGGAAACAGTTGGTGCTGCCGTAAAATTCGCGCGGGAAGGTTATGATGGAATCATTCAAGTATTCCCCTTGTCTTGCATGCCTGAAATTGTAGCATCCAGTGTTTTGCCCCAGGTTCAGGAAACTTATAAGATACCGATTATGACGCTGATCGTAGATGAGCATACTGGGCACGCAGGTATACAAACCCGCTTGGAAGCGTATGTTGACCTGCTCGAAAGGCCCCGCCTTCTAAGAGAAAGCGCCAGAACAAGAGAAGGAGTGTTAGGTGTTGGTTGATGATAAATACTTTCTTGGTGTTGACGTGGGGTCTGTCAGTACAAATATGGTCTTATTAGGACAGGACAATACCGTGAAAGAGGCACTTTATCTAAGAACACAAGGACGTCCTATGCATATTATTCAAGAGGGGATTAAACTCTTAAGGTCGAAAATAGGGAAGTCGGCTCAAATAATGGGGGTTGGAGCCACGGGTAGTGCCCGTCAGCTTGCGGCAACTTTATTAGGAGCGGATGTGGTGAAAAACGAGATCACTGCCCATGCTGTAGCAGCCTCAAGGGTTAATCCTGAAGTGCAGACCATCCTTGAAATTGGCGGACAGGATTCGAAGATTATTATTCTCAGAGACGGTGTTGTTTCTGATTTTGCCATGAACACCGTTTGTGCGGCCGGTACAGGGTCATTTCTTGATCAACAGGCCTCAAGATTGGGAATCAAGATTGAAGAGTTCGGTCCATTAGCCCTTGAAGCAAAAAATCCTGTGCGGATCGCCGGCAGGTGCTCTGTTTTTGCGGAATCCGATATGATACACAAGCAGCAGTTAGGACATTCATTACCGGATATTTTGGCAGGGCTATGTCAGGCCATGGTGCGCAACTACTTAAATAATGTGGGTAAAAACAAAGACATTCGAGGTCCCATCTTTTTTCAAGGGGGAGTGGCCGCTAACCCGGGTATATGTAAAGCTTTTGAAGACGAGTTGAGCCAGCCAATTATTGTACCTAAAAATTATGATGTTATGGGTGCTTTAGGGGCGGCTTACCTGGCCCAAGAGAAAGTAGCATCACGCCCGGATTGCCGGACCCAATTCCGCGGTTTAAACTTGGGTGAGACCCAATTCCAAGCGAAAAGCTTTGATTGCACAGGATGTGCCAATCGCTGTGAAGTTGTAGAGATCACTCAGGATGGAGAAAGCCTGGCCCGATGGGGGGATCGCTGCGGCAAATGGTCGGCTGTAGGGGTGGCCGGCATTGCCCCGGGTACAAGTGAGGTAAACTTAAAGGAAGAACAACAGGGAGCTTAGCAATAATTAATAGTTTAGCTGCAGTCTCATTAGCTTGGTTCAAATCCTAAGTAGAACGTGAAGAAATCATGTGACAGAGTCCAATAAAAAGGGGCTCTGTTTTTTTTATGGGCAACTGACCTTTCAATGTTCTTCTCATTACACACCATTTTTTAGTTTGATTATTGACAGGGTATACCCATAGGGGTATAATCTACCCATACCCCTATGGGTAGAAAGGATGGTGTAATTTGGTACAATTATTTAAAGATGAGGAGAAACGAACAATTTTATTCCTTGTGATATCCTTGGTCTCAGTCATTGTCAGCTTCTTTAATATCGGGAATTTACCT encodes the following:
- the spoVAE gene encoding stage V sporulation protein AE, coding for MFEMIIPAFIVGGTICVIGQLLMDLTKPSFTPAHVLVSFVSGGAILGALGIYEPLVKIGGAGASIPLSGFGYSLAKGAMEAVEKRGILGAFSGGVEATAVGIAAAVFFGYLMSVAFKPKG
- a CDS encoding spore germination protein, encoding MDNNSSEKNIPVSKNYQENVDYLNRELGVPDCFDIVLREMSIGGKKVAIYSVNGMVNTQVASLIIDALIDLERSDLIVNALDKLVKGRIINLQVSEAPTMDKVLYFVLSGPMAIFVEGQDKAIIVDARSYPARTPQEPDIERVTRGSRDGFTETLVMNTALVRRRLRDPKLRMKLVQVGGRSKTDVCIAYIEDITNLDMVRKIENDIQGIKIDGIPMAEKSVEEFILGSKFWNPYPRVRYTERPDVAAIHLLEGYVVIIVDTSPSVMIAPSTFWSHVQHAEEYRQEPIVGAYLRWIRFLGIFAALFLLPLWLGAALNPQLLPESLRFIGVTEPAKVSLLIQVILAELGVDLLRMGTIHTPGPLGTALGLIAAFMLGDIAVKVGLFTPEVVMYIAIAAVGTFATPSYELGLANRLARLFLIIMTGLFNFIGFWIGVAAVFFLLWRTKSFGVPYLWPLLPFDAKAMKGILVRSPVPVKNQRPSILKPQDKDRQP
- the spoVAC gene encoding stage V sporulation protein AC → MPDQTQQKPSIPVTPENYQTLTQQYTPKPTIVKNVVRAFLVGGIICTIGQLFINLFVMLGLARLEASTAATATMIFIGALLTGLGIYDEIGKFAGAGSIVPVTGFANSIVAPAMEFRREGYVMGVGAKLFTVAGPVLVYGIATSIVVGLAYFLLH
- the spoVAD gene encoding stage V sporulation protein AD, with the translated sequence MNSKRVGNQTVVFANPPVILSSYSVVGPKEGQGPLGKTFGKVWEDGLNGEKSWEVAESKMLQEAMQGAMDQASVQKEQIDFMMAGDLLNQIISSNFAARQMALPFIGLYGACSTMALSMAVGSMLIDGGFAQNVLVGVSSHHDTAERQYRLPTEQGAQRAMSAQWTVTGAGSVLLSSSGAGPRITSATIGKVIDFAVKDVNNMGAAMAPAVADTILNHCQDMQLKPADYDLIASGDLGAIGLGLACELLKQSGMDTGTSFTDCGVMIYDDSQDSHAGASGCGCSAVVFAGNIMQRIKSGELKKAMLVGSGALHSPTSCLQGESIPGIGHAVVIEG
- a CDS encoding acyl-CoA dehydratase activase; amino-acid sequence: MLVDDKYFLGVDVGSVSTNMVLLGQDNTVKEALYLRTQGRPMHIIQEGIKLLRSKIGKSAQIMGVGATGSARQLAATLLGADVVKNEITAHAVAASRVNPEVQTILEIGGQDSKIIILRDGVVSDFAMNTVCAAGTGSFLDQQASRLGIKIEEFGPLALEAKNPVRIAGRCSVFAESDMIHKQQLGHSLPDILAGLCQAMVRNYLNNVGKNKDIRGPIFFQGGVAANPGICKAFEDELSQPIIVPKNYDVMGALGAAYLAQEKVASRPDCRTQFRGLNLGETQFQAKSFDCTGCANRCEVVEITQDGESLARWGDRCGKWSAVGVAGIAPGTSEVNLKEEQQGA
- a CDS encoding acyl-CoA dehydratase activase-related protein, producing MRIGFPRALYYFDHFPFWAGFFHSLDIEVVTSPPTHRQIMDQGLKKANDETCLPLKLLAGHIQALKDVDWIFLPRIVSVEANTYTCPKFLGIPESLLPAVPQGMPVLTVTMNWRKGKRQVLKELDFLGEQLGKSRSDIRKAFSKGLEWQKKYQDSMGAGWNFEESILELKQAAKNSAESTKVPAPILWKERPTPQFPGDAQTTDRLRIALVGHSYLTQESYANLNLLKRLREKADVELVQNVHHEEVESHLLGLRKKIFWSHSKQIFGAGNKFAGDQRVDGIIYLTCFGCGTDSMVQELVSRKAREHHKPYMVVTLDEHSGEAGLVTRLEAFLDMVERRKVHEGYVSAYGERLDRDSNAL